One stretch of Deinococcus apachensis DSM 19763 DNA includes these proteins:
- a CDS encoding transposase: MKHKRFSEEQIIKLLQDAKKGEKPIEELCREAGCSTASFYTWKAKYGDATVDEARRLRQLERENERLLKLVGQQRLELEGMKVLLGKKR, encoded by the coding sequence ATGAAGCACAAGCGGTTCAGTGAGGAACAGATCATCAAGCTGCTCCAGGACGCCAAAAAGGGCGAAAAGCCAATCGAGGAGCTTTGCCGGGAGGCCGGGTGCAGCACGGCCTCCTTCTACACCTGGAAGGCGAAGTACGGCGATGCCACCGTGGACGAAGCCCGGCGGCTTCGTCAGCTCGAACGTGAAAACGAGCGCCTTCTGAAGCTGGTGGGGCAACAGCGCCTGGAGCTGGAGGGGATGAAGGTGCTGCTTGGAAAAAAGCGCTGA
- a CDS encoding S8/S53 family peptidase — translation MKQLALLPLTALLLAACSNSPGPAGGARPTITRFTVSPTTRGAPGPVTLTWETRGASSVEIDGGVGNVTPLDAGQREVTLKATTTYTLTARNAAGSATAQATASVNATPFSYRIDPGVKPFEGTVTGWDGPRPVAAVRDAAGLTSSFVANEVIVLPGSQAELDAFVARTGARVLDSYAQGTERTALLRVDPSGVNLDGFTADANALGAPGENVFSSEQGARLLALVARETVGGLKVSANFLDQPQGVLLKTQEGGAVSGTTDAFTRPEYSSTVSKPQVVQAWQFVAAHGLTGVSRRVRVGIIDGGFWLNPDGTSMKDANGQGDFPALPIQANFVGEGNASGLNPASCGQGNACAYHGNGSASVAVGTLNNGAFAAGTGGQVADPLLQRSDLSVYSVKHAVDWANGQHADVINMSFGGSCNWFCRRGKDWAGYYDAFDRAHDAGIFLVASAGNGGDDQLGDDVDDENYEPCVISGVFCVGALGGGSQVYTNGAKAYSNYGGPVNLWAPTDIVAMPDGGSAGNFVIHNGTSAAAPYVAGVAAMMKAMNPALNYDQMRDILQGTAWTDSPDPRVTRYLNAFEAVRKAADFQLPPDRFEPNNVPVKATLLRAGRFEDLNLDSVPGDIDFYDFQTGGPTLATLDLTVPNGFGKFSLAGLGLSKEKGCGDASLVSTSADKKQVVYRLPSGTFNFALAGSGPMPYDLNLGLQTAAIARDRYEGISGNDTPAQASYVGPSADGGYLDATLHSATDVDYYKFYSRGNTTNLAFSLVSKAKVLGADGPLTLRAYDSAGTLLRTVTSSDDCGTLADLALPAGFITVQVSGAAPGAYAMWFGSYTEQNPVSSVKQLIYLIMHPEVPVELGLREPTQAFVLNKVSDYAMSGLNLHGAGLHLTLYSAVGEKLAEGQAHDFRDGPGEVLNLQRTLPDQQTIVQIDRVAETPGDLPGELAVVRATLELLAGP, via the coding sequence ATGAAACAGCTTGCTCTGCTCCCCCTGACTGCCCTGTTGCTGGCCGCGTGCTCCAACTCACCCGGCCCGGCTGGGGGCGCCAGGCCTACCATTACCCGCTTTACCGTCTCGCCCACCACACGCGGCGCACCCGGTCCGGTCACCCTCACCTGGGAGACCCGGGGGGCCAGCAGCGTGGAGATCGACGGGGGCGTGGGGAACGTCACCCCGCTGGACGCAGGCCAGCGCGAGGTCACGTTGAAGGCAACCACCACCTATACTTTGACGGCCAGGAACGCGGCGGGCAGCGCCACCGCCCAGGCTACCGCCAGCGTGAACGCCACGCCGTTCAGTTACCGCATCGACCCCGGTGTCAAGCCCTTCGAGGGTACAGTAACCGGCTGGGACGGCCCCCGTCCGGTCGCGGCGGTGCGCGACGCGGCAGGACTTACGAGCTCCTTTGTCGCCAATGAGGTGATCGTGCTGCCGGGGAGCCAGGCCGAACTGGACGCTTTTGTGGCGCGTACTGGGGCCAGGGTGCTGGACAGCTATGCTCAGGGCACCGAACGAACGGCGCTGCTGCGGGTAGACCCCTCCGGTGTCAACCTGGACGGCTTCACGGCCGACGCCAACGCCCTGGGTGCGCCGGGGGAGAACGTGTTCTCCAGCGAACAGGGAGCGCGGCTGCTGGCCCTGGTCGCGCGCGAGACGGTCGGCGGCCTGAAGGTGAGCGCCAACTTCCTCGATCAGCCCCAGGGGGTGCTGCTGAAAACCCAGGAGGGCGGCGCCGTCTCAGGGACCACTGACGCCTTCACTCGCCCGGAATACAGCAGTACGGTCAGCAAGCCGCAGGTCGTCCAGGCCTGGCAGTTCGTGGCCGCCCACGGCCTGACCGGCGTGAGCCGCCGGGTGCGGGTGGGGATCATCGACGGCGGCTTCTGGCTGAACCCGGACGGGACCAGCATGAAGGACGCCAACGGACAGGGCGATTTCCCGGCGCTACCCATCCAGGCCAACTTCGTGGGGGAGGGGAACGCTTCCGGCCTCAACCCGGCCAGTTGCGGCCAGGGCAACGCCTGCGCCTACCACGGCAACGGCAGCGCCAGCGTGGCGGTCGGGACCCTCAACAACGGCGCCTTCGCTGCCGGAACGGGTGGGCAGGTGGCCGATCCCCTGCTACAGCGCAGCGACCTGAGCGTCTACTCCGTGAAGCACGCGGTCGATTGGGCCAACGGTCAGCACGCGGACGTGATCAACATGAGCTTCGGCGGGTCTTGCAACTGGTTCTGCCGCCGGGGCAAGGACTGGGCAGGGTACTACGATGCTTTCGACCGGGCGCACGACGCAGGCATCTTCCTGGTGGCCTCAGCGGGCAACGGCGGCGATGATCAGCTCGGGGACGACGTCGACGACGAGAATTACGAGCCCTGCGTCATCAGCGGCGTGTTCTGTGTGGGCGCGCTGGGCGGCGGCAGCCAGGTGTACACCAACGGCGCCAAGGCGTACTCCAACTACGGTGGGCCGGTCAACCTGTGGGCCCCCACCGACATCGTGGCGATGCCTGACGGAGGCTCGGCGGGCAACTTCGTGATTCACAACGGCACCAGCGCCGCCGCGCCTTACGTCGCTGGGGTCGCCGCGATGATGAAGGCGATGAACCCCGCGCTGAATTACGACCAGATGCGCGACATCCTGCAGGGCACCGCTTGGACCGACTCGCCCGACCCGCGCGTGACGCGTTATCTGAACGCGTTCGAGGCGGTCAGGAAGGCCGCCGACTTCCAGTTGCCCCCCGACCGCTTCGAGCCGAACAATGTGCCCGTGAAGGCGACCCTACTACGGGCCGGGCGCTTCGAGGACCTGAACCTCGACTCGGTGCCGGGTGACATCGACTTCTACGACTTCCAGACGGGCGGCCCGACCCTGGCGACGCTGGACCTGACCGTGCCGAACGGCTTCGGCAAGTTTTCGCTGGCCGGTCTGGGCTTGAGCAAGGAGAAGGGCTGCGGGGACGCATCGCTGGTCTCGACGAGCGCCGATAAGAAGCAGGTCGTGTACCGGCTGCCGAGCGGAACCTTCAACTTCGCCCTGGCGGGCAGTGGCCCCATGCCCTACGACCTGAACCTGGGCCTTCAGACGGCTGCCATCGCGCGTGACCGTTATGAAGGGATCTCCGGCAACGACACTCCCGCCCAGGCGAGCTACGTGGGCCCCAGCGCGGACGGCGGGTACTTGGACGCCACCCTGCACAGCGCCACCGACGTGGACTACTACAAGTTCTACAGCCGGGGCAACACGACGAACCTCGCCTTTAGCCTGGTCAGCAAGGCCAAGGTGCTGGGCGCCGACGGGCCGCTCACCCTGCGGGCCTACGACAGCGCCGGGACCCTGCTGCGGACCGTCACCTCCTCGGACGACTGCGGCACCTTGGCCGACCTGGCCCTGCCCGCCGGTTTCATCACCGTGCAGGTCAGCGGTGCGGCGCCGGGTGCGTATGCCATGTGGTTCGGCTCGTACACCGAGCAGAATCCTGTGTCCAGCGTGAAGCAACTGATCTACCTGATCATGCACCCGGAGGTGCCCGTCGAACTGGGACTGCGCGAACCCACCCAGGCCTTTGTGCTCAACAAGGTGAGCGACTATGCCATGTCTGGCCTGAACCTGCACGGCGCGGGGCTTCATCTGACCCTGTACAGCGCGGTGGGCGAGAAGCTGGCGGAAGGCCAGGCGCATGACTTCCGTGACGGCCCCGGCGAGGTGCTCAACCTCCAGCGCACCCTGCCCGACCAGCAGACCATCGTGCAGATCGACCGGGTGGCCGAGACGCCGGGCGACCTTCCGGGGGAGCTGGCGGTGGTGCGCGCCACCCTCGAACTGCTCGCGGGCCCCTGA
- a CDS encoding C1 family peptidase, with product MSRLHPLLILLTLGLAACGSSGGGNPPPGDDPAQTAFFKSQPEFGAAAPSGSETVTPAQFMEAVRSGGTVITAQTLADEKAAQERQDAQDDADARNYIQQYPEFSAILQPPAADAINADGDRMVTVPTAGGDKTITLMGNAFGKAVLATHARTFPSQANQYRLYSQLYADLDITLHKLNNTVQQFGLPAPDEVKNYSADRLLVLNKKASDVIREYGAEIYNLSFYLDPANLEEGAKDQLDRTQKGACEAPAAGGIYKNFDWPLKALTTTVKDQGQRGTCWAFATVAALEAEIARRDHRQVNLSEQAYIGHRFMDWAPRAFGEGGDPIGIAQKASAANYTFAYESQWQYNKSLSRVVPANTQTYTHSCDGYRDVTLNYGACSNTTDQGNWYVASFGGKLYLMRSLPNTGAGSGYRMGSPTDFWNQSDKDMSMVILLLRSVMGHATTLTLDMRYVAPDANGYAPLKSMNRLPNGMADFQLTHVMTVTGFISSQNLQKKLPGAPVADDYGYFIVKNSWGDCWGDQGYVYLPWTWVKTFTGQASTGILPQ from the coding sequence ATGTCCAGGCTGCATCCCCTCCTGATCCTGCTCACCCTCGGCCTCGCCGCCTGCGGTTCGTCCGGTGGCGGCAATCCTCCTCCGGGCGACGACCCGGCCCAGACCGCCTTCTTCAAGAGTCAACCCGAGTTCGGCGCGGCCGCACCTTCCGGCAGCGAGACGGTCACGCCCGCGCAATTCATGGAGGCGGTGAGAAGCGGCGGCACCGTCATCACGGCCCAGACCCTCGCCGACGAAAAGGCCGCCCAGGAGCGGCAGGACGCCCAGGACGACGCGGACGCCCGAAACTATATCCAGCAGTACCCGGAGTTCAGCGCCATCCTCCAGCCCCCGGCGGCGGACGCCATCAATGCCGACGGCGACCGGATGGTGACCGTGCCCACGGCGGGCGGCGACAAGACGATCACCCTGATGGGCAATGCCTTCGGAAAGGCCGTCCTGGCGACGCACGCCCGCACCTTTCCCAGCCAGGCCAACCAGTACCGGCTGTACAGCCAGCTCTACGCCGATCTGGACATCACCCTGCACAAGCTGAACAACACGGTTCAGCAGTTCGGCCTGCCCGCGCCGGACGAGGTCAAGAATTACAGCGCCGACCGGCTGCTGGTCCTGAACAAAAAGGCCAGCGACGTGATCCGCGAGTACGGGGCCGAGATTTACAACCTCAGCTTCTACCTCGACCCGGCCAACCTGGAGGAGGGCGCCAAAGACCAGCTCGACCGCACCCAGAAGGGGGCCTGTGAGGCACCTGCCGCCGGGGGCATCTACAAGAACTTCGACTGGCCGCTGAAAGCCCTGACGACCACGGTGAAGGACCAGGGCCAGCGCGGCACCTGCTGGGCCTTCGCTACCGTCGCCGCCCTAGAGGCCGAGATCGCCCGGCGCGACCACCGGCAGGTCAACCTCTCCGAGCAGGCGTATATCGGGCACCGCTTCATGGACTGGGCGCCGCGCGCCTTCGGGGAGGGCGGCGATCCCATCGGTATCGCGCAGAAGGCCAGCGCCGCGAACTACACCTTCGCCTACGAATCCCAGTGGCAGTACAACAAGAGCCTGAGCCGCGTGGTCCCCGCGAACACCCAGACCTACACGCACTCCTGCGACGGCTACCGGGACGTCACCCTGAACTACGGCGCGTGCTCGAACACCACCGACCAGGGCAACTGGTATGTTGCGTCGTTCGGCGGCAAGCTCTACCTGATGCGGAGCCTGCCGAACACCGGCGCGGGCAGCGGCTACCGCATGGGGTCCCCCACGGATTTCTGGAACCAGAGCGACAAGGACATGAGTATGGTCATCCTGCTGCTGCGCTCGGTGATGGGGCACGCCACCACGCTGACGCTGGACATGCGTTACGTGGCGCCCGACGCGAACGGCTACGCGCCCCTGAAGAGCATGAACAGGCTGCCGAACGGCATGGCGGACTTCCAACTGACCCATGTGATGACCGTCACCGGCTTCATCTCCAGCCAGAACCTCCAGAAGAAGCTGCCGGGGGCGCCCGTCGCCGACGATTACGGGTACTTCATCGTCAAGAACTCCTGGGGCGACTGCTGGGGCGATCAGGGCTACGTGTACCTGCCCTGGACCTGGGTTAAGACCTTCACCGGCCAGGCCAGCACCGGGATTCTGCCGCAGTGA
- a CDS encoding FAD-binding oxidoreductase: MTTLHYSPAELDLGPLRASVRGELIRPGDPGYEGARALFNGMIDRHPALIVRCTDVADVVAALRFGVESGLRVAVRGGGHNGGGLGGVDGGLVIDLGGMNGVRVDPGRRTVRVEGGAIWGQVDHTTHAFGLAVPSGIISTTGVGGLTLGGGLGYLTRKYGFTIDNLLEADVILADGRLVTASEGQNSDLFWGLRGGGGNFGIVTSFLFQAHPVSTVVGGPTLWPLEQAPQVLRWYQEFIRNAPDSLNGFFAFLTVPPGPPFPAELHLQKMCGVVWCYTGPLDQVDEVFEPIAAFGPPALHGVQPMPFPALQSAFDGLYTSGTQQYWRADFFGDLDDEAIEALCQQGQNLPTMLSTIHLYSVGGAAHRVSRDATAWSYRDADFAAVYYGVDPDPVNSGSIKDWAVRTWERLHPHSLGGAYVNFMMDEGQDRVRATYRDNYERLARVKARYDPRNVFNVNQNIRVK, translated from the coding sequence ATGACCACCCTCCATTACAGTCCAGCCGAACTCGACCTCGGTCCCCTGCGGGCGTCCGTGCGCGGGGAACTCATCCGCCCCGGGGACCCGGGGTACGAAGGGGCGCGGGCCCTGTTCAACGGCATGATCGACAGACACCCGGCCCTGATCGTCCGCTGCACCGACGTGGCAGACGTGGTGGCGGCCCTGCGCTTCGGCGTGGAGAGCGGCCTGCGGGTGGCCGTGCGGGGGGGCGGTCATAATGGGGGAGGCCTGGGTGGTGTGGACGGCGGCCTCGTCATCGACCTCGGGGGGATGAACGGGGTGCGGGTGGACCCCGGGCGGCGGACCGTGCGGGTCGAGGGCGGTGCAATCTGGGGCCAGGTCGACCACACCACGCACGCCTTTGGCTTGGCCGTGCCGTCGGGCATCATCTCGACGACCGGGGTGGGTGGCCTCACCCTAGGGGGTGGGCTGGGGTACCTGACCCGCAAGTACGGTTTCACCATCGACAACCTGCTCGAAGCGGACGTGATCCTGGCCGATGGCCGCCTGGTCACCGCAAGTGAGGGACAGAACAGTGACCTCTTCTGGGGCCTGCGGGGGGGTGGCGGCAACTTCGGCATCGTCACCTCGTTCCTGTTCCAGGCGCACCCGGTGAGCACCGTCGTCGGTGGTCCAACCCTGTGGCCACTCGAACAGGCTCCACAGGTGCTGCGCTGGTACCAGGAGTTCATCCGAAACGCCCCGGACAGCCTCAACGGCTTTTTCGCATTCCTGACGGTGCCTCCGGGGCCACCCTTCCCGGCGGAACTACACCTCCAGAAGATGTGCGGCGTGGTGTGGTGTTACACCGGCCCACTGGATCAGGTGGACGAGGTGTTCGAGCCCATTGCGGCCTTCGGTCCGCCCGCGCTTCATGGCGTTCAGCCCATGCCGTTCCCAGCGCTGCAATCGGCCTTCGACGGGCTGTACACTTCCGGCACGCAGCAGTACTGGCGCGCGGATTTCTTCGGGGACCTCGACGATGAGGCCATAGAGGCGCTGTGCCAGCAGGGCCAGAACCTGCCGACGATGCTGTCAACCATTCACCTGTACTCCGTCGGCGGCGCGGCCCACCGGGTCAGCCGCGACGCCACGGCTTGGAGTTACCGTGACGCGGACTTCGCTGCCGTCTACTACGGCGTCGACCCCGATCCGGTCAACAGTGGGTCCATCAAGGACTGGGCCGTTCGCACCTGGGAGAGGCTGCATCCCCATTCGCTGGGTGGGGCGTACGTCAACTTCATGATGGACGAGGGCCAGGACCGTGTCCGGGCGACCTATAGGGACAACTATGAGCGATTGGCACGGGTCAAGGCCAGGTACGACCCGCGCAATGTCTTCAACGTCAACCAGAACATCAGGGTGAAGTGA
- a CDS encoding ATP-binding protein, whose protein sequence is MPELEVQLFGALQVTHHGQPVTTLHSPRQQALLAWLLLHPGVPQPRKHIAFAIWPDSDEGQALTNLRRELHHLRRGLPDAGLYLEVTPGTLRWRHDAPYRLDVTQFEQAAGHMWDTRDVPPYADLERAMGLYQGDLLYAVEDSWLEPLRQALHQRAVEILEQLVVWLEQAGGQARALRYAEQLVTLEPLRESAYAGLMRLQLGAGDHAAARHTYDRCASVLKVELGALPGEVVRAVYRQLQEQADDRPPATRGEWPLIGRRSEWQRLLHVWREVRSGTSRVLLIRGEAGIGKTRLAEALLTLADTEGARTARTRSYAAEGRLAYEPIRDWLRCPALRAHLPLLGPPWQVELVRLLPELSPHQDLPGPEPLSEGWQRQRFFEALARTFLTVDAPLLLLLDDLQWCDRDTLEWLHFLLRFAPRAPLLLVCTLRREEQDANPALPAFLRDFQQRGLLDCIDLGALSLAETGALAAAVLAGDLPPQVQTQLFKATEGQPLFIVEAVRAGLAASNQESAVAFPPSPRVQAIIAARLDQLSAGARSVAQLAATIGRAFDVEVLRGASDLAEEPLTAALDELWQRAIIREQPGSSESYDFTHDRLREGAYDELSPARCRLLHRRVAQALELRHAVDPGGVAAQLAAHHERAGQDETAVHFSLLAAERANSVSASQQAIHQATQVLRLLERFPAGEHRDHSELTAHNSMAAALTALKGFTPPELERTLNRALQLAEKLGDETAIIRSLWGLYALHIVRGNIRLARTLAEQALQLAGEDTGLLTDSHQALGGVDLTEGHLAAASGHFAVTNRLYYQHRHRRVLFGADVGVFSLAWGAHGLWLQGKVEEAREQVALAAAIAAELGHPFTQMQASAYRSISHQLEGDLDACRASAEMTVAGCERYDIAYYHEWGVIVGGWSLAQQGGVAEGLACIKLGLETLQRQDAALRLPYYLALLAETQLLLGQPEAARAALDGAQSVARQNNDLWYLPELYRMRGLLNPAQAEPSFHRALALAREQGSLSLELRAATSLAARLQGEGRSIEAEALLEPVQAAFPAALVTHDLNLARALLQTLP, encoded by the coding sequence ATGCCGGAACTCGAGGTCCAGCTTTTCGGGGCGTTGCAGGTCACCCACCACGGACAGCCCGTGACGACCCTGCATTCGCCCCGCCAGCAGGCCCTGCTCGCCTGGCTGTTGCTTCACCCGGGCGTGCCCCAGCCGCGCAAACACATTGCCTTTGCAATCTGGCCCGACTCGGACGAGGGGCAGGCCCTGACCAACCTGCGCCGTGAGCTGCATCACCTGCGGCGGGGACTGCCCGACGCGGGGCTCTACCTGGAGGTCACCCCGGGCACTCTACGCTGGCGGCACGACGCGCCCTACCGCCTCGACGTGACGCAGTTCGAGCAGGCGGCAGGCCACATGTGGGACACCCGTGATGTTCCCCCATACGCCGACCTGGAGCGTGCGATGGGCCTTTATCAGGGGGACCTGCTTTACGCCGTGGAGGACAGCTGGCTCGAACCCCTCCGGCAGGCCCTTCACCAGCGGGCAGTCGAGATTCTGGAGCAACTCGTCGTGTGGCTCGAGCAGGCTGGCGGCCAGGCGCGGGCGCTCCGTTACGCGGAGCAGCTCGTGACGCTCGAACCACTTCGTGAAAGCGCGTATGCCGGACTGATGCGCTTGCAACTTGGTGCAGGTGACCACGCGGCGGCGCGTCACACCTATGACCGCTGCGCGAGCGTTCTGAAGGTGGAGTTGGGTGCCCTCCCGGGGGAGGTGGTGAGGGCCGTCTACCGGCAGTTGCAGGAACAGGCCGATGACAGGCCGCCCGCTACTCGCGGGGAATGGCCACTGATCGGTCGCCGCAGCGAATGGCAGCGCCTGCTGCACGTCTGGCGTGAAGTCCGGTCCGGAACCTCACGGGTCCTGCTGATCAGGGGGGAGGCGGGGATCGGCAAGACTCGGCTCGCAGAGGCCCTGCTCACCCTCGCGGACACGGAGGGCGCCCGAACCGCCAGGACACGCTCCTACGCCGCTGAGGGCCGGCTCGCCTACGAGCCCATTCGGGACTGGTTGCGCTGCCCCGCGCTCCGGGCACACCTGCCGCTGCTAGGCCCGCCTTGGCAGGTAGAACTGGTGAGGTTGCTCCCGGAACTTTCACCGCACCAGGACCTGCCCGGGCCGGAGCCGCTCAGCGAGGGCTGGCAAAGGCAGCGCTTCTTCGAAGCCCTCGCGCGGACGTTCCTGACGGTTGACGCGCCGCTCCTGCTGCTGCTCGACGACTTGCAATGGTGCGACCGGGACACGCTGGAATGGCTCCACTTCCTGCTGCGCTTCGCGCCCCGCGCCCCGCTGCTGTTGGTCTGCACCCTGCGCCGTGAAGAACAGGACGCCAACCCCGCATTGCCCGCGTTCCTGCGCGACTTTCAGCAACGCGGACTGCTGGACTGCATTGACCTCGGCGCACTGTCGCTGGCGGAGACCGGGGCACTGGCCGCCGCGGTCCTCGCAGGGGACTTGCCTCCCCAGGTACAGACGCAGCTCTTCAAGGCCACCGAGGGGCAGCCCCTCTTCATCGTCGAGGCCGTTCGCGCGGGCCTCGCAGCCAGCAACCAGGAGAGCGCCGTGGCCTTCCCACCTTCTCCCAGAGTGCAGGCCATCATCGCCGCACGCCTCGACCAGCTCTCGGCTGGCGCGCGCAGCGTCGCGCAACTCGCTGCCACCATCGGGCGGGCCTTTGACGTGGAGGTGCTTCGTGGGGCCAGTGACCTCGCGGAGGAACCGCTGACCGCAGCCCTCGACGAGCTGTGGCAGCGCGCGATCATCCGTGAGCAGCCCGGTTCCAGTGAGAGCTATGACTTCACCCACGACCGGCTGCGTGAAGGAGCGTATGACGAACTCAGTCCGGCACGCTGCCGGCTGCTGCACCGCCGCGTGGCGCAGGCGCTGGAGTTGCGGCATGCGGTGGACCCGGGCGGCGTGGCCGCACAACTCGCCGCACACCACGAGCGGGCCGGGCAGGACGAGACAGCCGTCCATTTCTCCCTCCTCGCGGCGGAACGGGCCAACAGCGTCTCTGCCAGCCAGCAGGCCATCCACCAGGCGACGCAAGTCCTGCGGCTTCTGGAACGCTTCCCGGCTGGCGAACACCGGGATCACTCCGAGCTTACTGCGCACAACAGCATGGCCGCCGCGCTCACCGCCCTGAAAGGCTTCACCCCCCCCGAGCTGGAAAGGACCCTGAACCGCGCGCTTCAGCTCGCCGAGAAACTGGGTGACGAAACGGCCATCATCCGTAGCCTCTGGGGCCTGTACGCGTTGCATATCGTCCGTGGCAATATCCGCCTGGCCCGAACGCTGGCCGAGCAGGCGCTGCAACTCGCCGGGGAGGACACCGGACTCCTGACGGACAGCCACCAGGCGCTCGGCGGCGTGGACCTGACCGAGGGGCATCTGGCTGCCGCAAGCGGGCATTTCGCGGTCACTAACCGGCTGTATTACCAGCACCGGCACCGCCGGGTGCTCTTTGGGGCAGACGTGGGCGTCTTCAGCCTCGCCTGGGGCGCGCATGGCCTGTGGCTCCAGGGAAAGGTCGAGGAGGCGCGGGAGCAGGTCGCGCTAGCCGCCGCGATAGCCGCAGAACTCGGGCATCCCTTTACCCAGATGCAGGCCAGCGCCTACCGCAGCATCTCCCACCAACTCGAAGGGGACCTGGACGCCTGCCGGGCCAGTGCAGAGATGACGGTGGCAGGCTGCGAGCGGTACGACATCGCCTACTACCACGAGTGGGGCGTCATCGTGGGCGGCTGGAGCCTCGCCCAGCAGGGCGGAGTTGCTGAGGGCCTGGCGTGCATCAAGCTCGGTCTGGAGACGTTGCAGCGACAGGACGCCGCGCTGCGCCTGCCGTACTATCTCGCGCTGCTGGCGGAAACCCAGTTACTGCTCGGCCAGCCCGAGGCCGCGCGGGCTGCCCTCGACGGGGCGCAGTCCGTGGCTCGCCAGAACAACGACCTGTGGTACCTGCCGGAACTCTACCGAATGCGCGGCCTGCTGAACCCGGCTCAGGCTGAGCCCTCCTTCCACCGGGCGCTCGCCCTCGCCCGGGAGCAGGGCAGTCTCTCCCTGGAACTGCGGGCGGCCACCAGCCTCGCCGCCCGCCTGCAGGGGGAGGGCCGCAGCATTGAAGCGGAGGCTTTACTGGAGCCTGTGCAGGCCGCGTTTCCCGCTGCGCTCGTCACGCACGACCTGAACTTGGCGCGCGCCCTGCTCCAGACCCTGCCCTGA
- a CDS encoding double zinc ribbon domain-containing protein, whose protein sequence is MDDPLTTSPALTYRLCPHCARAVPGHSAEFYCANDGTRLLEVCPQCGAPITSPYARFCVRCGANLTWPPGSPPSQR, encoded by the coding sequence ATGGACGACCCTCTCACCACGTCACCGGCCCTGACCTACCGGCTCTGTCCCCACTGCGCCCGCGCTGTGCCCGGCCATTCCGCCGAGTTCTATTGCGCCAACGACGGCACGCGGTTGCTGGAGGTCTGCCCGCAGTGCGGCGCCCCCATCACCTCGCCCTACGCCCGCTTCTGCGTGCGCTGCGGCGCGAACCTGACGTGGCCGCCCGGCTCCCCGCCCTCTCAGCGTTGA
- a CDS encoding RICIN domain-containing protein, with the protein MFAKTLLYCAAGLLISSAAAQSPRYYRLQLKSDGQYLDADHCASPVTLNPGSSYAGGACQLWRLVPAGGGYYRLQLKSNRQYLDAAYCSSPIGLNPGSTYAGGACQLWKFVPNGDGYYRLQLKVNHQYLDAVNCTATLGLNPSSTYADGACQLWRLVPESVRID; encoded by the coding sequence ATGTTCGCAAAGACGTTGCTGTACTGCGCCGCTGGGTTGCTCATCTCCAGTGCGGCAGCCCAGTCCCCACGCTACTACCGCCTGCAACTCAAATCGGACGGACAGTACCTGGACGCCGATCACTGCGCCTCGCCCGTCACCCTCAACCCCGGTTCCAGCTACGCGGGCGGCGCCTGCCAGCTCTGGCGGCTGGTCCCCGCTGGGGGCGGCTACTACCGGCTGCAATTGAAGTCCAATAGGCAGTACCTGGACGCGGCCTACTGCTCGTCCCCCATCGGCCTGAATCCCGGCTCCACGTATGCGGGCGGCGCCTGCCAGCTCTGGAAGTTCGTACCGAACGGCGACGGGTACTACCGGCTGCAACTCAAGGTCAACCACCAGTATCTGGACGCGGTGAACTGCACGGCCACGCTGGGCCTGAATCCCAGCTCAACCTACGCGGACGGGGCCTGCCAACTGTGGCGGCTGGTGCCTGAATCGGTGCGGATCGACTGA
- a CDS encoding cupin domain-containing protein, with protein sequence MTSRRLMLFTLCSALVPAGLAASNQTGVNADTLKWSAAPPFLPTGAQLVVLDGDPGKAVRVTLRLKFPAGYQIPAHWHPTQEDVTVLAGGLNVGMGDRLDKGASTLLKPGGFTALPARMNHFVWTTEETVVQVHLQGPFQITYADPATDPRR encoded by the coding sequence ATGACCTCCCGCCGCCTGATGCTGTTCACCCTCTGCTCCGCTCTCGTTCCCGCCGGGCTCGCGGCCAGTAACCAGACGGGCGTGAACGCCGACACGTTGAAGTGGAGCGCCGCCCCGCCCTTCCTGCCGACCGGCGCGCAGCTCGTCGTCCTCGACGGCGATCCCGGCAAGGCCGTCCGGGTCACGTTGAGGCTCAAGTTCCCCGCGGGCTACCAGATTCCCGCCCACTGGCACCCCACGCAGGAGGACGTCACGGTCCTCGCTGGCGGCCTGAACGTCGGGATGGGAGACCGCCTCGACAAGGGGGCGAGCACCTTGCTCAAGCCCGGCGGCTTCACTGCGTTGCCCGCCCGCATGAACCACTTCGTCTGGACCACAGAAGAGACCGTCGTGCAGGTCCACCTCCAGGGCCCCTTCCAGATCACCTATGCCGACCCGGCAACCGATCCCCGCCGGTGA